GTGTTGCTGTTTGGCAGTCTGGCTTATGTGCTGGAAGGCCAGCTCAAGTGGCGCTCGCCTGAACGCACCGGAACCACTGCGACAACCTTGGAATCCAAAGTCGGCATCGCTTGGAAAGCCTGGTCACCGGCGGCCATGTCGGAAGCCCGCAAGAGCGGCAAACCGGTGTTTGTGGACTTCACCGCAGATTGGTGCGTGACCTGCCAGGCGAACAAGAAAACGAGCATCGAGATCACTTCAGTAAAAGAAAAACTCAACGCCATCGGGGCCATCTCTTTTCTCGGCGATTATACCTACGAGGACGCCGCCATCGCGGCTGAGCTCAAAAAATATGGCCGCGCCGGGGTGCCATTGGTGGTGGTCTTCCCGGCAGATCCTCAAGCCGAACCCATCGTCCTGCCCGAGATCCTTACTCCGGGCATCGTGTTAGAAGCCTTGGAAAAGGCGGCCCCGAAACAACTGAGTTCGGCTAAATGAGTGAGCCATCTAATGCTCATCTCCTTCAAGGGGCGGCAAGAGTGTCTGCCATTCTCTCATGGATTGCCTTTTTCTTCGGTCTACTTCTTCCAATCAGACCACCAGCCACATGGCCGATGATATTGTCTACATTTGGGGTTTCTCTACTTACGGCCTCCTTTACCCTCTTTGCGGCTCATGTTTGCAATCATACCAAGCCGCAAGTATCTAGAATTTTCGTTCTTCTGGCGTATGGGGCAATTCTATCTGTGCTCTTTGCTGTTTTTGGGCCATTGTTCAAACGCTAACAACTACACTTGTTCAGTTACCTTTTGAAAATTGGAGTAGAGCTTGGAGCTTTGGATTTGTAGTTTCCCCCATCCGTGTGATCCGTGTTCCACCTATGGCTAAAACCTCAGCATAACCCGCCCTCGACTCCCAAGGCGCTTCCCTATAATCTGCCCCCACTATGGCGACCGAATCCAAGCCCTTGGTGGGAATCATCATGGGCAGCCAGTCCGATTGGGAAACGATGCAACATGCGGCCGATCAATTGACCGCATTGGGCGTGCCGTTTGAGGCACAAGTCGTGTCCGCGCATCGCACCCCTGACCTGCTTTTTGAATACGCAGATGCCGCTGCAGGCCGTGGCCTTGAGGTCATCATCGCCGGTGCCGGTGGTGCCGCGCATCTGCCCGGCATGTGCGCCTCAAAAACGCAATTGCCCGTGCTCGGCGTGCCCGTGGAATCCAAAGCCCTGAAAGGCATGGACTCCCTGCTCTCCATCGTCCAGATGCCTGGCGGCGTTCCGGTGGGCACCATGGCCATCGGCAAGGCCGGAGCCATCAACGCCGCTCTGCTCGCCACGGCAATCTTGGGCAACAAGCATCCGCAATTCCGCACCGCTTACGAAAAATTCCGCGAGCAACAGACCGCCAAAGTCCTCGCCAACCGCACGCTGCCGCCTAAGGCTTAATCTCTTTCCATGTCGATCAAACCGATTCTTCCCGGCGCCCGCATCGGCGTGCTCGGCAGTGGCCAGTTGGGCCGCATGCTGGCTATCGCCGCCCGTAATCTCGGCTACGGCGTCGCCATCTATTCCCCTGAAGAGAACTCGCCTGCCAGTGCCGTGGCTGATCTCGATTTCGTCGGCGATTACCTTGATCTGCCCAAGATCCATGAGTTCGCCAAGCAAGTACAGGTCGTCACCTTTGAGTTCGAAAACGTCCCGCATGATGCCGCCAAGGCTTGCGCAGAACACGCAGCCGTTCGCCCCGATGGCCACGTGCTGCACGTCTCGCAAAACCGCCTGCGCGAGAAAAATTTCCTGCGCGACAACGGCTTCCCGACCACGCCTTTCCAACGCGTCACCAGTCTTGCGGAATTAGAGCAAGCAATCGCGACAATCGGTGCGCCCGGCGTCTTGAAGACCGCCAGCTTCGGCTATGACGGCAAAGGCCAGGTAAAAATCAAGACGCCTGCCGATGCTGCCAAAGCCTGGGAAGCCATGAAAGGTGCTGAGTCCATCTACGAAGGCTTCGTGGATTTTGTGAAAGAGATGTCCGTCATCGGTGCGCGCACCTTAGATGGCCAGATTGTGACATTCCCCGTGTTCGAGAACGATCACGCGAATCACATCCTCGACATCACCTTCGCTCCCGCCGCTCTCGGTCCAGTGCTCGCCGGGGAAGCCCGCCAGCTTGCTCATGGCATTTTGGATAAACTCCAAGTTGTCGGCCTGCTCACCGTTGAGATGTTCCTCACCAGCGATGGCCGCGTCCTCGTGAACGAACTCGCCCCGCGCACCCACAATTCCGGCCACCTCACCATCGACGCCTGCGCCACGAGCCAGTTCGAGCAACAGGTCCGCGCCGTCTGTGGATTGCCCTTGGGTTCCACTCACATGGAGAAACCCGCCGCCATGGCAAATCTCCTCGGCCACCTGTGGGAACACGGCGAACCCGATTGGGCCGCTGCCCTATCCGATCCAGCAGTGAAATTGCACCTCTACGGCAAACGCGAAGCCCGCGTGGGCCGCAAGATGGGCCACCTCACCGCCACCGGCGACACCATCGAACAAGCCATCGATCGCGTGAAACAGGCGAAAGAACGGTTGACGGCGAAGTATGCTAAGAAATGAAGGCTGGCATTCTAAGCTGTCTCCCAGAGAAATTTTAATAAATATAGAATGCAATCGAGATGACCGAGTGCAATCCGTGCCGGAGGCACGAACGTGAGTAGCCACGGGTGACCGCAGGGAACCCGTGGATTAGCATAATAACATATCGCCCCGGAGGGGCGGACGAATCCCACGAAACTAAGGATTAACCATGGGCGGCACCTACAGCAACCTTCGTTTGCACGTAGTTTTCAGCACCAAGAACCGTGAACCTTGGATACAGCCTCAACTACAAGAACGCCTCTACCCTTTTATTGGCGGCATCGTCCGCGAACAATCCGGCAAACTCATGGAGATTGGTGGCATGCCAGACCACTTGCACTTGTTGATCGGCTGGCGCACGGATGAATCTATCTCCAACCTGCTAAGAAATATCAAAAGCCGTTCTTCCGCTTGGGTGCATGAAACTTTCCCGGATTTGTCTTATTTCAAATGGCAGGAAGGGTATGGAGTGTTCTCGGTGAGCCATTCACAGGCACCAGTTGTTTCCAAGTATATCCAAAACCAGGCTGAGCATCATCGGGGGAAAACCTTCAAAGAAGAGTTCATCTCGTTATTGAAGGCGCATGATATCGAGTATGACGAGCGTTATATATTTGAATAAATCCCGTTCGCCCCTTCGGGGCGTGATCTCATTTATCGCTGACCACGGGTTCCCTGCGGTCACCCGTGGCTACTCACGCTTGCCCCTCCGGGGCAGGACCAAGGTAAGCGCAACCTGACTTCGACTATCAAAACATTTTCAATCTATTCACGAATCTGATCACACTATGAGAACCATCAAATCCGTCGCCGCCATGCAACGGCTCGCCTTGGAATGGAA
This DNA window, taken from Verrucomicrobiia bacterium, encodes the following:
- the purE gene encoding 5-(carboxyamino)imidazole ribonucleotide mutase, which gives rise to MATESKPLVGIIMGSQSDWETMQHAADQLTALGVPFEAQVVSAHRTPDLLFEYADAAAGRGLEVIIAGAGGAAHLPGMCASKTQLPVLGVPVESKALKGMDSLLSIVQMPGGVPVGTMAIGKAGAINAALLATAILGNKHPQFRTAYEKFREQQTAKVLANRTLPPKA
- a CDS encoding 5-(carboxyamino)imidazole ribonucleotide synthase, giving the protein MSIKPILPGARIGVLGSGQLGRMLAIAARNLGYGVAIYSPEENSPASAVADLDFVGDYLDLPKIHEFAKQVQVVTFEFENVPHDAAKACAEHAAVRPDGHVLHVSQNRLREKNFLRDNGFPTTPFQRVTSLAELEQAIATIGAPGVLKTASFGYDGKGQVKIKTPADAAKAWEAMKGAESIYEGFVDFVKEMSVIGARTLDGQIVTFPVFENDHANHILDITFAPAALGPVLAGEARQLAHGILDKLQVVGLLTVEMFLTSDGRVLVNELAPRTHNSGHLTIDACATSQFEQQVRAVCGLPLGSTHMEKPAAMANLLGHLWEHGEPDWAAALSDPAVKLHLYGKREARVGRKMGHLTATGDTIEQAIDRVKQAKERLTAKYAKK
- the tnpA gene encoding IS200/IS605 family transposase; the protein is MGGTYSNLRLHVVFSTKNREPWIQPQLQERLYPFIGGIVREQSGKLMEIGGMPDHLHLLIGWRTDESISNLLRNIKSRSSAWVHETFPDLSYFKWQEGYGVFSVSHSQAPVVSKYIQNQAEHHRGKTFKEEFISLLKAHDIEYDERYIFE